Below is a genomic region from Molothrus aeneus isolate 106 chromosome 5, BPBGC_Maene_1.0, whole genome shotgun sequence.
CCGCACCCCGCACCCCGACCCCGCACCCCGACCcagctccccgcgcccagccAAGGTCAGGAGCGGGGCGGGCCCCGCCGCGTCCCCTCCCCGCGGGACCCCCGGCGGCCCTGCGGGAAGGTGACCGATCCCGAGGCCCCGGTGCGGCGTCCCGGCTGCGGGAACCCCCCCGGAATCCCCTCGGCATCCCCCCGGCCGCGCCGAGCCTCGGGGGGCGCTGagcccccgctccccccgctcCCGGGACCGGCCCccccatccccgtccccatcccgGGGCCGCTGCGGCGCCTCGGGAGAGACAAagaggcggcggcggctcctcccGCAGCGGCCCCGGGATGCGGCGGCCCCGGAGGCCGGGGGGGGCTCCGGGCTCCGGGCCCCGGCCTGGGGAAGGGGACGGAGGGgaccccgcgccccccgcccgcggcGCTCCGGGGGCTGAATGGCGGCGCCGTTAGTGCCGGGAAGGGCCGCGTTGGGGCGGGGGCCGGGAGGAGCCCCCCCGGTCCCGCATCCCAAGGTGAACGCACGGGCGGGgggagcggcgggcgggggggcCGGGGTGCGGGCCCGGTGCAAGGGCGGCACGGCGGCAGGGGAAGGGCAGCGCGACCCCGCATCCCCCCCGCGCATCCCCCGCGCATCCCCCGCTCACCGGCAGCCGGGCGGGGAGAGCGAGTGGAAGGTGGAGAGCGAGAACATCTCGGCGCGATCCGCCATTTTCTCCGGCCGGGGCTGCGCCGGACTGCGGAGCTGCGGGAGCGGGGGGGGAGCGGCGGGAGGAgctgcgggagcggcgggggagcggcggggggcGGGAGGAGCCGCGGGAAAGAACGGGGGGGGGACGGGGGGCGGGAGGAGCTGCGGGAAAACGGGGGGAGAGGGGCGGGAGGAGCTGCGGGAGCCgcggggggagagggaggagccgggaggggcgggggcggcgggagggagggagggacagggagggggtTATGGGATGGGGtggagtgggatgggatggggtgggatggggtgggatgggatgaggggCGGTCCAGGGGTCTAGAGaaggaggggtctgggggtgtgggatgggattgggggaGTTATGGGAATGGGGGTGGGATAGGGAGGGAATGGGGAGTGGTCCTGGgtgggcggggggggggggggaatctCCTGAggcgaggggaggggaggggaggggagggaagggaagggaagggaagggaagggaagggaagggaagggaagggaagggaagggaagggaagggaagggaagggaagggaagggaagggaagggaagggaagggaagggaagggaagggaagggaagggaagggaagggatcaGGAGGGAAAGCTGGGACggagaggggcaggaaggggtCGGAtcggggaggggggacagggggtcAGTAGGGTCTCTAGGACATCAGGGGTTTTATAGTGGGGTCAGGGGGTCTATAGGAGGGGTCGAGGGTCTAAAGTGGGGCCAGAGGGTTTATAGGGGTGGCCAGGGGGTCTGTAGGGGGTTCAGGGGTTCTGTAGTGGGGCACGGCAGTTTATAGGGTGGTCAGGGGGTCTGTAGTGGGGCATGGCGGTTTATAGGGTGGTCAGGGGCTCTGTAGTGGGGCAGGGCGGTTTATAGGGTGGTCAGGGGGTCTGTAGTGGGGCATGACGGTTTATAGGGTGGTCAGGGGGCCCATAGGGGGTTCAGGGGCTCTGCAGTGGGGCAGGGCGGTTTATAGGGTGGTCGGGGGGTCTGCAGTGGGGCAGGGCGGTTTATAGGGTGGTCAGGGGCTCTGCAGTGGGGCAGGGCGGTTTATAGGGTGGTCGGGGTGTCCATAGGGTGCGCGGGGCTCTATAGGGGCGGTGACAGGGCCGGGGGCGGAGCTGTCCGCGGTGCTGAACGCGGGAAAGGGGAACAGGGGCTGTAcgggggagcagaggggctaTAGGGGATCGGGGGGGCTCTGTAGGGGATCCTGAAGCTCTGTAGGGGTGCTGAGGGATCCATAAGGGGCTCAGGGGGTCTGTGGGGTCGGAAaaggggacaggagctgtgtgggaactgggagcagagcacaggggctCCGGCGTCTATAGGGGATCGGGGGGCTATAGGGGGTCTATAGGGGATCTGGGGGAGCCTATAAGGGGGTCAGGTCTCTGTAAGGGATCGGGCCCTATGGGGCGCTCTATGGGGTCGCTCTGTAGGGTCGctgagcggggccgggagccgCGCAGGGTTCGCGAGCGGAGCTGTCCCTGGTGCTGACACCGGGACCGGACAGCGGCCGCCGCTCGTGGCcgcaggggacaccagggacggTCCCAGTTCGGGGCGCGGGCAATGCGACCCCCGAACTGCCACCCGTGGGATGTGgggtccctcagtgtccccgtgtgtcccccattccctcagtgtccccctgtgtcccccatgtccctcagtgtccccacaccctcagtgtcccccatgtccccaagcgAGGCTGAGGCCACTTTGGTGCCACCACAGGGTCAAGGGGACACCGAGGGCACCCCAACCCCCACCCCTCTATGACCcactcctgcctgtgcctcttcccaaaattcccatccATCCCAACTTCCCATTCCAAACCCTCCCAacattccctccctcccatccatccatcatccatccatccatcatccatccatccatccagccatcatccatccatcatccatccatccatccatccatccatccatccatccatccatcatccatccatcatccatcatccatccatcatccatccatccatccagccatcatccatccatccatcatccatccatccatccatccatcatccatccatccatccatcatccatccatcatccatacatcatccatccatcaatcatcatccatccatcatccatccatccatcatccatccatccatctatcatccatccatcatccatccatccatcatccatccatccatcatccatccatccatcatccatccatccatccatccatccatccatccatccatccatccatccatccatccatcatccatccatcatccatcatccatccatcatccatccatccatcatccatccatccatccatccatcatccatccatcatccatccatccatccatccatcatccatccatccatccatccatccaaacATTCCCATCCACCCCAAcactcccattcccagtttctaccccaaaattcccagtttTCACCCCAACATTCCCACTCCCATCTTCACCCcaacattcccattcccagttttcaCTCCAACATTCCCATCCATCCCAACGTTCCCAGTTTTCACCCCACTTTCCCATTCCTTTCTTCACCCcaacattcccattcccagtttccaccccaacattcccattcccatctttgttcctttggggttttgggaCACGGCCCCACCCCAGCCGGGGTTTGGGGTTCCAGGAGCTCCCCCCGGGGTGTTTGACCCCCATTCCACAGGGAAAACATTCCCTGAAAACCGAGCAGGGTCTTCCCAAGCCCAGGGATTCCCAAActcccagagggaattgtggCTTCAAGGGACTTCAAAGGTTTTCCAAGGATAAGCTGGGCTCGATGCTCCTTTGGGATCCCACTCCAGATGTTCCGGGATTCCTCTGGCCCCTGCCAAGGCTTGgccccctttccatggaaaatgaTCCCAAGTATCCCCATTGGCCCAGGCTGAGGCcactccctcttttcccagggCTCATTCCCTGGATAACTGGGATGTGCTGGCAATTCTCACAGAGGTGTGAGCACAGAATTCCCATATTATTGAGTCTGGGAAAGAATTCCAAGGTCACCGAGTCCAAGCTGGGCCCAATCCCCACcacagccctgagtgccacctccaggaattccttggacacctccagggacggcgactccagagctccctgggcagcccctgccaaggcctgagccctttccatggaaaacgatcccaaatcccagagctgagcctgccctggcccaggctgagGCCGCTCCCTCTTTTCCCGGGGCTCATTCCCTGGAGCAGATCCCAATCCCCgctggctcctggcaggagctgggcaggcccAGAAGGACATTCCCGATCCCTGCCCCGATCccggcagagctgccctggccccagcccggggcacaTCCCACTTTTCCCGGGCTCTCCCTGCACGGAtccctggggggctcaggggccCTTCCCGAGGCACTGCCGGCATTCCATGGGCAAGGATTCCACAATTCCCCAACCCTGGTGGGGCCTGCCTGGGAAGGaccccccagcccatcccaaggATCCCCCAGGATCCAGGAGATCCCACGGGCATGGCCCAGGAAGTTTTCCAAGCGTTTCCATTCCCAGGATCTGGGAATTCCACCCTGGGTCAATCCCAAACCTTTGGCTTCCAGAATAGATCCAGAGGATCCACCTGGACCAACAAGAGCTctgaaaaatgggagaaattcCTACTGGGACAATCCAGCCTGAGGAAAATCCATCCATTCAATCCTTCCTGCTCTCCTTATCccaagtttttccttttccttctcacttCCAGCCAAGTCCTTCCCACAGAGCCGCAGGTTCTCCTCATTCCCAAATCCTGGCCCCTCTCCACATCCAACCCCCACCACTTCCCACCCAAACATGGAAcatcagctcctggagcagcagctggagcagctggagctgagattccacccaaaaaaaaaccgaATTTCCCTTTGGAAGAGGAAAAGCCAAAGCCGGGAAATCCCGGATCCGCGAGCACCCGGCACCGCCCAGccccaagcccagcccaggcctgATGGAAatctgggaagcaaagggaaatCCCTCGGGAATGAGGGAGCCCCAGGGCCGGCCCAGGGCTTCCAGAAGCTTCCCTGAGAATCCCGGGATGAGCCAGAGCCCATCCCGAAGGAGCCCCAGAGccgcctctgctccaggctgagcccagaaCCCAAATCCCTCCGGCgttttccagcccaaatcccaaatccctccggAGTtttccagccccctccccaatccCTCTGGAGTTTTCCAGAcctttcccaaatccctccggtgttttccagcccaaatcccaaacccctccagagTTTTCTAGTCCAAATTCCAAACCCCTCTGGAGTTTTCGAGTCCCCTCCCATAGCCCTCTGGAATTTTCCAGCCCTGTTCCCTCCCTGgccccattccagcccctccagggctctccagGATTCCGGCTGGGGCCTCACCGGGGCCACctttggaaaatttgggaaaactCCCAGAAAGGTTTGGGATCACCATCCCCGTAGGGGTTTCCATCCCCACagaggtggcacttggggacacggggggtgGCCTTGCCTCGCTGGATCCCaggggattttccagcctccaTTCCGCCCCCCGGGCAGGccggggtggcagcagcagctggcacagatgCCACCACCCCCCGTCACCCATCTGTCACCCCCGGCCCCCCCGACACTTCCCGAGGTTCCGGACATAATCCGGGATTGGGGCCGGGCACCGCTGCCACCCCCGAGCCCGGGAATGTCACACGGGGGGGACAGGGTGACCCCAGGAATGGACACAGCTGGACACGGACACGGGGCGGGCCCGGAGTTTATTGGTGACCATGGGCAGGGGGACACGGTGGCCATGGGGGGACAGGGTGACCATGGGCAGGGGGACACGGTGGCCATGGGGGGACAGGGTGACCATGGGGGGACATggtggccatgggcagggggaCATAGTGGCCATGGGGCAGTGTGGGGTTTCCAGGGGGGGCTTTAGGGCTGGGGGTGTCTGTGGGATGGGAATGAAGTGTTTatggggtgggacagggctggaggtgtctgtggggtggggatggggtttttgggggggattaTGGGGCTGGGGATGTCTGTGGGGTGGGCACAAGGTGTTTATGGGGTGGGACAAGGCACAAGGTGTGTCCATAGGGGCACTGTGTGTTTatggggtgggcacagggtgtccaTAGGGGGTACAGGGTGTTTATGGGGTGGCACAAGGCACTGTGTGTTTatggggtgggcacagggtgtccaTAGGGGCACAGGGTGTTTatggggtgggcacagggtgtccaTAGGGGGTACAGGGTGTTTATGGGGTGGCACAAGGCACAAGGTGTTTATagggtgggcacagccaggtCCCCGTGCCCTCAGCCCACTGTCCGTGGCCGGCCGGGGGGTGGCTCAGGGGGTGTCCCCgttgtccccctgtgccagcagcagatcCAGGTAGGCCCCAGAGATGAGGTCCTGCTCCCCGATCCCgaattcctgcagcagctcccgcGCCAGGCGCTGCCCGTCCTCCTCGCTCTGCTCCGGCCGCAGCACCACCTGCGGCCACCCACAGTCACCCGGGGCCACCAGGGTCACCCAGGGCCACCCGGGGTGCcactccccctgtcccctcacctccagctccaggaaGTCCCCGAGCCCCTGCACCCGGTCCAGGTGCAGCCGGGTCTGgcccagcaggaacaggagccgCTCCTTCCTCACCgtgcccagcacacccagggaCTGCGACAGCAccgcctggggacagggacaggggtgacacagggcCCAGCATGCCAAGGGACTGCGACAGCAccgcctggggacaggggacaggggtgacacagggaccccacagtgcccagggacTGCGACAGCAccgcctggggacaggggacaggggtgacacagggaccccacagagcccagggactGCGACAGCAccgcctggggacagggacagggctgacACAGGGCCCAGCATGCCAAGGGACTGCGACAGCAccgcctggggacaggggacaggggtgacacagggaccccacagtgcccagggacTGCGACAGCAccgcctggggacagggacaggggtgacAGGGGTGACAGGGGTGACAGGGGGTGACAGGAGTGACAGGGACCCCACAAAGCCTAGGAAATGGAAGAGCACTGCTTGGggtgacacggggacaggggtgACACGGGGTGACACAGCgaccccacagagcccagggcccGTGCCACCACCGCctgtgggcacagggggtgacaggggtggcacaggggattACAGGGGTGGCACAGTGGGTGAcaaggtggcacagggaccccagctctcccccagccccgctcaCCTGCAGCCCCTCGGGGTCAGCCGTGGGGGTGATGCTGAACCTGGACAGTTTGGGGCCGGCGCTGTCGGGGCGCTCGTAGAAAATCAGCTCCCCCCGGCCGTCCTGGGGACGGCCACAGGTAGGGACAGGtgagaacagggacaggagagcaCGGGGACAGGTGAGGACAGGGCCAGGGCCAAGCCCCTCCAGCCACCCCTCACCTGTGTCTGGCGCAGCTTGAGCCGCCCCCGCGGCACCCGGAAGAACGTGTCGGTCTGGAGCAGCACCTGCCCGCCCccggggcacacctggggcggctcctgcccctcacctgtgcccGGTCCGCCCccggggcacacctggggcggCTCCTGCCCCTCACCCGTGCCCCGTCCGCCCccggggcacacctggggcggctcctgcccctcacctgtgcccGGTCCGCCCccggggcacacctggggcggtccctgcccggccccggggcacacggggcacacggggcacaccgggcccagccccggcagccTCAGGGCCGCCCTCAGGGCTTCCTCCCGCGCCCTCAGCCGCGCCTTCACCTCCACGTTCCGCCGCATCCCGCCGAGCGCGCCCATTGGCTGCCGCGCACGCGCCACCTCCCCGAGGTGGCTTTCTATTGGTCGGTTAAACAGTCAATCAGCGAACCGCGTTGTTATTGGTTAGAGGCTGCCCGGGCGCCGCCCTGGCCGAGCGGAACGGGGCAGGGGCGaccatggcggcggcggcggggggccAGGGCAGCGGCAGCGAGGACGGCGATGTCACTGCCGCCACCCGCCTGCAGGCCTACGCCTGGTGCCGCGAGTTTCTGGCCGGCTCCTGGAAGCTCATCGGCCCGGACGAGTTCGGCATCTGGCCCATCGGGTAGGAAGCGGAACGGGCGAGAGCGTGTTCCCCCCCCCGCCCTCTCCGCGGTGGTCTCGTCCCGGGGTTTAGGGAAGCGTCCCTCACAGCGGCCCCGGTTACCCCGCAgcggtgtccctgtccccttccaGTGTCCCCAGACCTGtgtcccagtcccctcccagtgtccctgctgccctccgGACCAGTAGCCCAGtgtccctcccagtgtccccggACCAGTGTCCCGGTCCCTTCCCCGACCCTCTCCCAGTGTCCCTAGCTGCCCCACCCCGAAGCagcatccctgtcccccagtgtccccagctgccctcggggccgtgtcccagtgtcccctcccagtcgCCTCCCAGACCATCATCCCTGTCCCCCGGTTGTCCCCACGGACTGGTGTCCTGGTCCCtctcccagttgcccccagttTTCCCCCGGACCCGTACCCCAGTGcctctcccagtgtccccaggcatTGTCCCCATCCATTGTCCCCAGTtctctcccagtgtccccagtccaTTGTCCCTAGTGTCCCCATCTCCTGCCAGGTGCCCAGCACATCCTGAACAGGGGTGTGGccgtccccccatgtcccctgcaGTTACCTGTGCCACTTCAGTGTCTCCCCTTCTCCGCCTGGTTCCCAGTGTCCTGGTGCCCCCTGACCCCACAAATCCCACGGCGGGGAACTCTTGTACGAGTGTGCActgcccaggtgtgtcagtgtccccctggtgtccccaatgtccccagtgtccctgtcccacagcgGGGAGCTCAGTAACCTGCTGTACAAGTGTGCGCTGCCCGAGGtgtccccctggtgtccccaatgtccccaatgtccctgtcccacagcgGGGGGCTCAGTAACCTGCTGTACAAGTGCGCActgcccaggtgtgtcagtgtccccctggtgtccccaatgtccccaatgtccctgtcccacagcgGGGGGCTCAGTAACCTGCTGTACAAGTGCGCACTGCCCGGGTGTGtcagtgtccccatggtgtccccaatgtccccaatgtccctgtcccacagcgGGGGGCTCAGTAACCTGCTGTACAAGTGCGCACTGCCCGGGTGTGTCAGtgtccccctggtgtccccaatgtccccaatgtccctgtcccacagcgGGGGGCTCAGTAACCTGCTGTACAAGTGCACACTGCCCGGGTGTGtcagtgtccccatggtgtccccaatgtccccaatgtccctgtcccacagcgGGGGGCTCAGTAACCTGCTGTACAAGTGCACACTGCCCGGGTGTGtcagtgtccccatggtgtccccaatgtccccaatgtccctgtcccacagcgGGGAGCTCAGTAACCTGCTGTACAAGTGCGCACTGCCCGGGTGTGtcagtgtccccatggtgtccccaatgtccccaatgtccctgtcccacagcgGGGGGCTCAGTAACCTGCTGTACAAGTGCGCACTGCCCGGGTGTGtcagtgtccccatggtgtccccaatgtccccaatgtccctgtcccacagcgGGGGGCTCAGTAACCTGCTGTACAAGTGTGCGCTGCCGGAGCACGTGCAGAGCGTGGGGGACGAGCCCCGGCAGGTGCTGCTGCGCGTCTATGGGGCCATCCTGCAGGTGAGGCCGCAGCCACACCCCgtggggaccccaaaccccacggGGACCCCATGGGGACCCCAAGGGACCCCCTGGGATTGGGGATCCGGCTGGAGTGGGAGTGCTGGGGTTGGGGATTCCGGGGCCATCCTGCAGGTGGGGGGACAGCCACTCCCCATggggacccccaggaccccaaaccccatgaGGACCCCAAGGGAACCCCCTGGACTCCCTGGGATTAGGGTTTTTGGGTGCCCTCCCTCTGgggtgggaggtgctggggtttggggttctgAGGCTCCTTGGGGTGCTGGGTTTGAGGtcccgtttttggggtgccagTATTGGGGGTGCTGGGTTGGGGgcccgtttttggggtgctggtgtTGGAGTTACTGTTTTGGGGTCTCGGTTTTGGGGTAACGGTATGGGGAtcctggtttttggggtcccgtTTTTGGGTCCCATTTTAGGGATCCCGTTTTGGTGTCCTGTTTTTTGGTACCATTTTTGGATTTCCTATTTGGGGTCCCATTTTTGTGGTCCCATTTTTGAGTCCCATTTTTTGGGATCCCTGTTTGGTGTCCTGTGTTTTTTGTGTCCCAATTTGAGATCCCGGTTTTGAGGATcccattttgggggtcccattTTGGTGTCCTGTTTTAGTGGTCCCATTTTTGGATTTCCTATTTGGGGTCCCATTCTTGGGGATCCCTGTTTGGTGTACCTTGGTTTTGGTGTCCCTATTTGGGGTCCCGTTTTTGGGGATCCCCTTTTGGTGTCCCATGTTTTTGGTGTCCCTATCTGTGGTCCCATTTTTGGGATCCCTGTTTGGTGTCCCGTGTTTTTGTGTCCCAATTTGGGGTCCCGTTTTTGGGTCCCATTTTGGGATCCCTGTTTGGTGTCCCATGTTTTTGTGTCCCAATTTGGGATCCCATTTTTGGGGATCCCATTTTGGGGATCCCATTTTGGCGTCCTGTGTTTTTGGTGTCCCAATCTGTGGTCCCGTTTTTGGGTCCCATTTTTGGGATCCCTGTTTGTgtcctgtgttttctgtgtcCCAATTTGTGGTCCCATTTTTAGGGATCCCTGTTTGGTGTCCTGTGTTTTTGGTGTCCTGATTTGGGGTCCTGTTTTTGGGGATCCCTGTTTGTGTCCTGTGTTTTTGGTGTCCCAATTTGTGGTCCTGTTTTTGGGTCCCATTTTGGGGATCCCTGTTTTGTGTCCCGTGCTTTTGTGTCCCAATTTGAGATCCCATTTTTGGGGATCCCATTTTGGGGACCCCATTTTGGCATCCTGTGTTTTTGGTGTCCCAATCTGTGGTCCCATTTTTGTGTCCCATTTTGGGGATCCCTGTTGGTGTCCTTTGTTTTCTATGTCCCAATTTGTGGTCCCGTTTTTGGGTCCTGTTTTGGGGATCCCTGTTGCTGTCCTGTGTTTTTTGTGTCCTGTTTTTGGGGATCCCTGTTTGTGTCCTGTGTTTTTTGTGTCCCAATTTGTGGTCCCGTTTTTGGGTCCTGTTTTGGGGATCCCTGTTGCTGTCCTGTGTTTTTTGTGTCCTGTTTTTGGGGATTCCTGTTTGTGTCCTTTGTTTTCTATGTCCCAATTTGTGGTCCCGTTTTTGGGGCTCCCTATTGCTGTCCTGTATTCTTTGGGATCCCGTTTTTGGGGATCCCCGTTTGGTGTCCTGTGTTTTTGGTGTCCCAATCTGTGGTCCCATTTTTGTGTCCCATTTTGGGGATCCCTGTTGGTgtcctgtgttttctgtgtcCCAATTTGTGGTCCCGTTTTTGGGGCTCCCTATTGCTGTCCTGTGTTCTTTGGGATCCCGTTTTTGGGGATCCCCATTTGGTGTCCCGTGTTTTTGGTGTCCCAATCTGTGGCCCCGTTTTTGGGTCCCATTTTGGGGATCCCCGTTTGGTGTCCTGTGTTTTCGGTGTCCCAATTTGTGGTCCCGTTTTTGGGTCCCGTTTTTGGGGCTCCCTGTTGCTGTCCTGTGTTCTTTGGGATCCCGTTTTTGGGGATCCCCGTTTGGTGTCCCGTGTTTTCGGTGTCCCAATTTGTGGTCCCGTTTTTGGGGCTCCCTGTTGCTGTCCTGTGTTCTTTGGGATCCCGTTTTTGGGGATCCCCGTTTGGTGTCCCGTGTTTTCGGTGTCCCAATCTGTGTCCCCgttttggggtgcccctgtcccccccccTGCAGGGCGTGGACTCGCTGGTGCTGGAGAGCGTCATGTTCGCCATCCTGGCCGAGCGCGCGCTGGGGCCGCGCCTCTTCGGGGTGTTCCCGCAGGGCCGCCTGGAGCAGTACCTGCCGGTAGGATCGGGGTCCCCCgcgccccccgtgccccccccgGGCACCCCCaaccccccgtgcccccccagAGCCGGCGGCTGCGCACCGAGGAGCTGCGGGACCCGCGCGTCTCGGCCGAGATCGCCGTCACCATGGCGCGCTTCCACGGCATGGCCATGCCCTTCAACAAGGAGCCCAAGTGGCTCTTTGGGACCATGGAGGGGTGAGGGGACCTGatcccactgggaatggggatgggggaaCAAAATCCCgctgggaacagggaatggggcaAGGGGGCACAAACcccactgggaatggggaggggggaccaaaatcccactgggagcagggaatgcagtCAGGGGACCTGATCCcgctgggaatggggaggggggaCCAAAACCCCACTGGGAACGGGGAGGGGGGACACAAAATCCCACTGGGAACAAGGAATGGGGTGAGGGGACCCAAAatcccactgggaatggggaggggggaCCAAAATgccactgggaatggggattggGGTGAGGGGACCAAAATCCCACTGGGAACAGGGAAGGGGGACCAAAATCCTACTGGGAACAGGGAAGGGGGACCAAAATCCTACTGGGAACAGagagtggggaggggggacCCAAACCCCACTGGGAACGGGGAGGGGGGACCAAAatcccactgggaatggggaatggggtgAGGGGACCTGATCCCACTGGAACAGGGAAGGGGGACCAAAATCCTACTGGGAACAGagagtggggaggggggacCAAAACcccactgggagcagggagtgggGACCCCAAGTCCCATTGGGATCAGGGAGTGGGGACCCCAAGTCCCAGCAGGTCCAGACCCCGGGGGTTTCCTGGCTGCTTCCAGAGGGTCCCGtgtgacacagaggggacagcgggtggccttggggtggccctggggtggccagggctgggcagggagctctggggcttctgtcccctgtgtccccacgctgtccccatgtccccactgtcccgtgtccccaggtACCTGCAGCAGATCTCAGAGCTGACGTTCTCAGAgccatcacagctgcagcagctggagcagctccgggGCTACAACCTGGAGCAGGAGATGAGGAGCCTCAGGTCACTGCCACCCCCTGAGCGTCCCTctgctgtcccttgtccccgcccggccccgcggcgtccccagggcaggggggtcTGTGGTTCTCtcctcccctctgtcccctctgtcccttctATCTCAGGTCCCTCATGTCCTCCtatccctggtgtcccccatgtcccacatatccctgtgtgtctctgtgtccccggtgtcacctgtgtcccccatgtccTCAGGGTGACCCTGGTGTCTCCCCTATGTCCC
It encodes:
- the LOC136557139 gene encoding uncharacterized protein, which gives rise to MRRNVEVKARLRAREEALRAALRLPGLGPVCPVCPVCPGAGQGPPQVCPGGGPGTGEGQEPPQVCPGGGRGTGEGQEPPQVCPGGGPGTGEGQEPPQVCPGGGQVLLQTDTFFRVPRGRLKLRQTQDGRGELIFYERPDSAGPKLSRFSITPTADPEGLQAVLSQSLGVLGTVRKERLLFLLGQTRLHLDRVQGLGDFLELEVVLRPEQSEEDGQRLARELLQEFGIGEQDLISGAYLDLLLAQGDNGDTP
- the CHKB gene encoding choline/ethanolamine kinase, which produces MAAAAGGQGSGSEDGDVTAATRLQAYAWCREFLAGSWKLIGPDEFGIWPIGGGLSNLLYKCALPEHVQSVGDEPRQVLLRVYGAILQGVDSLVLESVMFAILAERALGPRLFGVFPQGRLEQYLPSRRLRTEELRDPRVSAEIAVTMARFHGMAMPFNKEPKWLFGTMEGYLQQISELTFSEPSQLQQLEQLRGYNLEQEMRSLRDLLEATPSPVVFCHNDVQEGNILLLAGREASSDRLMLIDFEYSSYNYRGFDLGNHFCEWVYSYSHEGWPCFQAHPEHYPSRQQQLHFIRHYLSAALSGGAGRAPQEEQARLEEEMLREIERFTLASHFFWGLWSVVQAKISTIHFGYLDYAQSRFQAYFQHKARCS